The proteins below come from a single Rhodohalobacter sp. SW132 genomic window:
- a CDS encoding porin family protein, protein MMKKLTTAVLSIFVIVSFGLTHQVNAQSPIDFGVKGGLNFATLSSDDDVDSRSGFHAGLVLDFSLPMLPLGVESGLYYTQKGAEFTEEGITITGKLDYIEIPVLAKISVGPPGPFSPHIVAGPYAAYNINSELEASSGSASFSEDFSNETTDLDFGGIVGVGADFNFGITKLNVSARYSFGFSNINDTEFEVDDEKNRVFMISAGIMF, encoded by the coding sequence ATGATGAAAAAACTAACAACTGCTGTCCTATCGATCTTCGTGATCGTTTCATTCGGGCTTACACATCAAGTAAATGCGCAAAGTCCGATTGATTTTGGGGTCAAAGGCGGACTCAATTTTGCAACCTTATCCAGTGATGATGATGTGGACTCAAGGTCCGGATTTCATGCCGGACTCGTCCTGGACTTTTCCCTTCCCATGCTTCCTTTGGGAGTGGAATCGGGCCTTTACTATACGCAGAAAGGTGCGGAGTTTACAGAGGAAGGAATCACAATCACTGGAAAACTCGACTATATCGAAATTCCCGTTCTTGCTAAGATCAGTGTGGGCCCTCCGGGACCATTTAGTCCACATATAGTAGCAGGGCCATATGCTGCCTATAATATTAATTCTGAATTGGAAGCTTCCAGCGGATCCGCATCATTCTCTGAAGATTTTAGTAATGAGACAACCGATCTTGATTTTGGTGGTATCGTAGGAGTAGGTGCTGATTTCAATTTTGGAATCACCAAACTGAATGTATCTGCACGCTACAGTTTTGGGTTTTCAAACATCAACGACACTGAGTTTGAAGTAGACGACGAAAAAAACCGTGTCTTTATGATTTCTGCAGGAATCATGTTTTAA